The DNA region GCCCCGGGCCCGCCCCACCACCGTCTCCTCGAGCATCACGGCGCGAACGGTTCGGCCCCGCAGCCAGAAACGCTCCTCCCAACGGGCGGCGATGCCGGCGAAGCCCGAATCCTGGAGTTCTCCATAGCACCGGTCGAGGTCCTGAATCAATCTCTGCGCCAGCCGCTCACGGGAGACGGCCGAGCCGTTCTGCGCCATGATCGAGGTCGCCCGCTCGCGAATGGCTTCGGGCATCGCTTCCGTCGGATAATTCACGTTGACGCCGATTCCGAGCACCACGAAATCCACGCGATCGGAACGGCACGACGACTCAGTCAGGATGCCGGCGAGCTTCTTGCCTCCCGCGAGGACGTCGTTGGGCCATTTGATCTCCGGAGTGACCGGCATGAACGCGGCCAGGCTGTCCGTCACGGCCACCGCTGCGGTCAGCGTCAGCTGCGCCGCATGGGCCGGGTCCAGCCGCGGGCGCAGCACGAGCGAGAAATAGAGGTTGCAGAAAGGCGGCGACACCCAGCTGCGGCCCAGTCGCCCCCGGCCCTGCGTTTGCCCCTCGGCGATGACGATCTCGCCGTCTTCTGCGCCCATCTCGGCGAGCCGCCGCGCCCACGCGTTGGTCGATGAAATTTCCGAGAAATAGTGGATTTTCCTGCCCAGCCGCCGCGTCCCCAGAGCTCCGGCCGCGAGGCTCGAGACGTCGAGCGGATCTCCCGGAGCAGCGACGCCGGGCCAACGTTCAGCGCCCATGCATCGTGATTTTCATGTTGAAGTCGACCACCGGCGCGGAATGGGTGAGCGCGCCGGAGGAGATGAAATCGACGCCCGTGGCTGCGACCTGCCGGATGTTCTCCAGGGTAATCCCCCCCGATGCCTCCACCCACGCGCGCTTGTTGACCAGCCGAACCGCTTCGGTCATCTCGGCGATCGACATGTTGTCGAGCATGATGACGTCGGCGCCGGCCTCGACCGCTTCCCGAACCTGCGCCAGATTGCTTGTCTCGACCTCCACCTTGGCCATGAACGGCGCGTGGCGCCGGACAGCCTTCACGGCTTCGGCGATCGAGCCGGTGGCCTCGATATGGTTGTCTTTGACCAGCGCCGCGTCGTAGAGGCCGATGCGGTGATTGGTCCCGCCTCCCATCCTGACCGCGTATTTTTCGAGCGTTCTGAGCCCCGGAGTGGTTTTCCGCGTGTCGAGCACCTTGCACGGAAAATCCTTGACCGCCTCCACGTATTTGCGGGTCAGCGTCGCGGTTCCCGAAAGACGCTGGAGAAAATTGAGCGCCGTTCGTTCCGCGAGCAGCAACGCGCGGACCGGCCCCTCGGCTTCCGCCACTACGGTCCCTTCGTCGACCGGCGTTCCGTCCTTGGTAAAGAGGCGAACCACCACCTTGGGATCGATGAAGTAGAAGATGCGGTCGAGCAGCACCAGCCCGGCGACCACCCCCTTCTTTTTTGCGCGAAACAGCCCCTTTCCCTGGCAATCCGCCGAGATCGTCGCCATCGTCGCCAGATCGCCCGCGCCGATATCCTCGTCCAGAGCGTCCCGTATCAGCCGCTCGATCTGGGGGCTTACAAGGATATCCATACGCCTAGCTCCTTTCTTCCGCGGCGGCGCCCAGTCGTTCCAGACTCCGGTTGAGCGCGCGGAGCTTCTCCCCGTAGCGCCCCGCCTTGTCGCGCTCGCTTTCGACCACATCCGGCCTGGCCTTCGCCAGGAACTCCCGGTTGGCAAGCTTCTTCCGAACGCGGTCGAGCTCCGCCTCGAGCTTTCGTATCTCCCTCATCAGGCGCGCTTTTTCCTCCGCGATATTCACGAGGTCGCCCAGGGGAACAAAGATCTGCGTGGAGCCCACCACGGCCGCGGCCGCGTTTTTGAGCTCGGCCCCCGGCTCGGCTGGCGCCCATACGGCGCGCGCGAGAGCGCGCAGGTACGGCTCGTACCGCCGCAGCAGCCGCAGCTCGTCGGCCGGCCCGGCGAACGAGACGCGGACCTCCCGCCCGGGAGGGCAGTTCGTTTCGGTCCGCAAGTTCCGGATGGCCCGGATCGCGCCGGTGACGAACTCCATCTCGCGCTCGATCTCCTGGTCGATCCGCTCCGGGATGACCCGCGGATAAGGCTGGACCATGATCGTCTCCCGGTGGTCGGAAAGGCCCCTTCGCCTTCTGAGGCTCTGCCAGATCTCCTCGGTCACGAACGGCATGACCGGATGGAGCAGGAGCAGAATCTGCTCGAGGACCTCGACGAGGATCGCTCGGCTGGCTCTCGACGCCGCCTCGCGGTCTCCGCCCAGCGGCACCTTGCTCATCTCGATGTACCAGTCGCAGAACTCGTGC from Candidatus Zixiibacteriota bacterium includes:
- a CDS encoding biotin--[acetyl-CoA-carboxylase] ligase; this translates as MGAERWPGVAAPGDPLDVSSLAAGALGTRRLGRKIHYFSEISSTNAWARRLAEMGAEDGEIVIAEGQTQGRGRLGRSWVSPPFCNLYFSLVLRPRLDPAHAAQLTLTAAVAVTDSLAAFMPVTPEIKWPNDVLAGGKKLAGILTESSCRSDRVDFVVLGIGVNVNYPTEAMPEAIRERATSIMAQNGSAVSRERLAQRLIQDLDRCYGELQDSGFAGIAARWEERFWLRGRTVRAVMLEETVVGRARGIDAEGALLLEEASGTIRRVLAGDVTPVEDGAA
- the nadC gene encoding carboxylating nicotinate-nucleotide diphosphorylase, with the protein product MDILVSPQIERLIRDALDEDIGAGDLATMATISADCQGKGLFRAKKKGVVAGLVLLDRIFYFIDPKVVVRLFTKDGTPVDEGTVVAEAEGPVRALLLAERTALNFLQRLSGTATLTRKYVEAVKDFPCKVLDTRKTTPGLRTLEKYAVRMGGGTNHRIGLYDAALVKDNHIEATGSIAEAVKAVRRHAPFMAKVEVETSNLAQVREAVEAGADVIMLDNMSIAEMTEAVRLVNKRAWVEASGGITLENIRQVAATGVDFISSGALTHSAPVVDFNMKITMHGR